Proteins encoded together in one Thamnophis elegans isolate rThaEle1 chromosome 10, rThaEle1.pri, whole genome shotgun sequence window:
- the LOC116513986 gene encoding cytochrome P450 2J2-like: MMAMGTFLFVLLLALLILFFLRHLWSQRHLPPGPLALPLIGNLWAYGFRLREDYFRKHVKEYGNIYSMWAGHYLVVVLSGFKTVKEGMDRFPEEFSYRPEVAFVTAAGYRKGIILSNGHIWKQQRHIGVTSLRKLGLGKKSIEHQIEDGAQRLVEMFRQTKGQPVDPSFPVVNAVSNVICALSFGHQFAPEDENFQKLIKALENIVKFTSGFFNRIYFVFPRLMNYLPGPHKEAMASVEVITSFAKQEIEKHKDFRSLHEPQDFIDYYLLQMEKTRNDPDSTYDEENLAQCIFDFYGAGTDTTFGTLKWALLLLTNHPDIQEKVQREIEDVFGFSGSISYQDRKKLPYTNAVIHEMQRFKFVFLAGFPRESTKDVKLRGYHIPKGTIIMPDLRSVLLDPEQWETPEEFNPNHFLDKDGKFIEREEFLSFGIGLRSCVGEQLARIEIFIFLTSLLRAFSFRLPEGVKKLNEEPVEKVLTHPHPYKLCAIPLQS, translated from the exons ATGATGGCGATGGGGACATTTCTGTTCGTTTTGCTGCTTGCTCTGCTGATTCTCTTCTTCCTGAGGCACCTCTGGTCCCAAAGACATTTGCCTCCTGGTCCTTTGGCTCTACCTCTCATTGGGAACTTGTGGGCTTACGGGTTTCGGCTTCGCGAAGATTACTTCCGTAAG catgtaaaagaatatggaaatatATACTCCATGTGGGCTGGACATTACCTTGTTGTAGTGCTATCTGGATTCAAAACTGTGAAAGAAGGAATGGACCGTTTCCCAGAAGAATTCTCTTATCGACCGGAGGTTGCTTTCGTGACAGCTGCAGGGTATAGAAAGG GAATTATTTTATCCAATGGCCACATCTGGAAACAGCAGCGTCACATTGGCGTCACGTCTCTGCGGAAGCTGGGCCTGGGGAAGAAAAGCATTGAGCATCAGATAGAAGACGGAGCTCAGAGACTGGTGGAGATGTTCAGACAAACAAAAG GACAGCCTGTTGACCCTTCATTTCCAGTAGTAAACGCAGTTTCTAATGTCATATGCGCTTTGAGTTTTGGCCATCAATTTGCTCCTGAAGATGAGAACTTCCAGAAGTTAATTAAAGCTCTTGAAAATATTGTGAAATTCACTAGTGGCTTTTTTAATAGG ATTTATTTTGTGTTCCCACGATTAATGAACTACCTCCCAGGCCCTCACAAGGAGGCCATGGCTTCTGTAGAGGTGATCACTTCCTTTGCAAAgcaagaaatagagaaacacaagGACTTCAGATCTCTCCATGAGCCACAAGATTTCATTGATTACTATCTTCTACAGATGGAGAAG aCCAGGAATGACCCTGACTCTACCTATGATGAAGAGAACCTGGCTCAGTGTATTTTTGATTTTTATGGTGCTGGGACAGACACAACCTTTGGTACTCTGAAGTGGGCACTGCTCCTCTTGACCAATCATCCTGACATCCAAG AGAAAGTCCAGAGGGAAATTGAAGATGTGTTTGGTTTCTCGGGGTCGATTTCCTATCAGGATCGGAAGAAGCTGCCCTACACCAATGCCGTGATTCATGAAATGCAGCGTTTCAAATTTGTCTTCTTAGCTGGGTTTCCCAGAGAAAGTACAAAGGATGTGAAGTTGAGGGGTTACCACATTCCTAAG GGGACCATTATTATGCCAGACCTGCGCTCTGTCCTTCTTGATCCTGAGCAATGGGAGACACCTGAAGAATTCAACCCAAATCACTTTTTAGATAAGGATGGGAAGTTCATTGAACGGGAAGAGTTTCTGTCATTTGGAATAG GTCTACGTTCCTGTGTGGGAGAACAGCTAGCAAGAATTGAGATCTTCATCTTTCTGACCAGCCTGTTGAGAGCCTTCAGCTTCCGGTTGCCTGAAGGAGTGAAAAAGCTCAATGAAGAACCTGTTGAAAAAGTGCTGACACATCCACACCCTTACAAACTGTGTGCTATTCCCTTACAATCTTAA